A DNA window from Hydrogenophaga taeniospiralis contains the following coding sequences:
- a CDS encoding ACT domain-containing protein, producing MSGEKNQIRLQQMMAPDLRPETYVYCTFPDQRLPIGLDPICTFREAEGLTAIVEQSQAVRANVKHIFEAKLITLTVHSSLEAIGFLAMISTHLAKAGIPCNAVAAYHHDHLFIPVDRADDAFSLLESLSQSSPHAVA from the coding sequence ATGAGCGGTGAAAAAAACCAGATTCGGCTGCAGCAGATGATGGCCCCCGACCTTCGGCCAGAGACTTACGTCTACTGCACGTTCCCCGACCAGCGACTCCCCATTGGCCTGGATCCCATCTGCACTTTCAGGGAAGCGGAAGGATTGACGGCCATCGTGGAGCAGTCGCAAGCAGTGCGCGCCAACGTGAAGCACATCTTCGAAGCAAAGCTCATCACTCTTACGGTGCACTCGTCCTTGGAAGCCATCGGCTTCCTGGCCATGATTTCCACACACTTGGCCAAAGCCGGTATTCCCTGCAATGCAGTGGCGGCCTACCATCACGATCATCTGTTCATCCCTGTGGACCGTGCAGACGACGCGTTTTCCCTGCTGGAATCACTCAGTCAAAGTAGCCCGCACGCTGTGGCCTGA
- a CDS encoding TIM barrel protein, whose translation MSIHIMSAPCCWGVDDVKNPHLPHWTSVLSEASQAGYQGLELGPYGYMPLDIATVSTELDKNGLRIVAGTIFDDLVAPANGPNLLRQTHEICALIRQLPQLPTEEGQRFAAPYLVVMDWGHDERDYAAGHSDRAPRLSPEQWQTMVGHIRAIAELSWNTYGIRTVIHPHAGGYIEFADEIDQIMADIPHEVAGLCIDTGHSYYAGMDPSTWLRRYAHRIDYVHFKDIDRAAFDAVLAKRIRFFEACAEGVMCPIGQGSLDYDGIRQALADIGYQGYITVEQERDPRNKGSVMNDVKASRDFLKSVGFH comes from the coding sequence ATGAGCATCCACATCATGAGCGCGCCCTGCTGCTGGGGCGTCGACGACGTCAAGAACCCGCACCTGCCCCACTGGACCAGTGTGCTGAGCGAGGCCAGCCAGGCTGGCTACCAGGGCCTCGAACTCGGCCCCTACGGCTACATGCCGCTGGACATTGCCACCGTGTCGACCGAGCTGGACAAGAACGGTCTGCGCATCGTCGCCGGCACCATCTTCGATGACCTGGTGGCGCCAGCCAACGGACCCAACCTGCTGCGCCAGACGCATGAAATCTGCGCACTGATCCGCCAGTTGCCCCAACTGCCCACCGAAGAAGGCCAGCGCTTCGCCGCACCCTACCTGGTGGTGATGGACTGGGGCCACGACGAACGCGACTACGCCGCCGGCCACAGCGACCGGGCACCGCGCCTGTCGCCAGAACAATGGCAGACGATGGTCGGCCACATCCGCGCCATCGCCGAACTGTCGTGGAACACCTACGGCATCCGCACCGTGATCCACCCGCACGCGGGCGGCTACATCGAGTTCGCCGACGAGATCGACCAGATCATGGCCGACATCCCGCACGAGGTGGCCGGCCTGTGCATCGACACCGGCCACAGCTACTACGCGGGCATGGACCCCTCCACCTGGCTGCGCAGGTACGCGCACCGCATCGACTATGTGCACTTCAAGGACATTGACCGCGCGGCGTTCGACGCGGTGCTGGCCAAGCGCATCCGCTTCTTCGAAGCCTGCGCCGAGGGCGTGATGTGCCCGATCGGCCAGGGCTCTCTGGACTACGACGGTATCCGCCAGGCGCTGGCCGACATCGGCTACCAGGGCTACATCACGGTCGAGCAGGAACGCGATCCGCGCAACAAGGGCTCGGTCATGAACGACGTCAAGGCCAGCCGCGACTTTCTCAAAAGCGTCGGATTTCACTGA
- a CDS encoding Gfo/Idh/MocA family protein gives MINGENLVPASIPWGMVGGGRQSQIGYIHRSAALRDGVFKLVAGAFDIDAQRGRDFGTAIGVDAERCYADYKAMFAAEAQRPDGIRAVSIATPNGTHFAISKAALEAGLHVVCEKPLCFTTAEAEELRALAAAHKKIVGVTYGYAGHQLVEQAREMIAAGELGEIRIVQMQFAHGFHNEAVEAANPATKWRVDPKMAGPSYVLGDIGTHPLYLSEVMLPQLKIKRLMCSRQSFVKSRAPLEDNAFTIMEYDTGAVGYVWSCAVNAGSMHGQKVRVIGSKASIEWWDERPNQMTFEVQGKPLQVLERGMGYLHPDALADDRIGGGHPEGLFEAWSNLYVRYAQAMVASDRGEAIDVHYPGIEAGIEGVRWVENCVRSADAGATWVDYV, from the coding sequence ATGATCAACGGAGAAAACCTCGTTCCTGCATCCATCCCCTGGGGCATGGTCGGCGGCGGGCGCCAGAGCCAGATCGGCTACATCCACCGCTCGGCAGCGCTGCGCGACGGCGTGTTCAAGCTGGTGGCCGGCGCCTTCGACATCGACGCCCAGCGCGGCCGCGATTTCGGTACCGCCATCGGCGTGGACGCCGAGCGATGCTATGCAGACTACAAGGCGATGTTCGCGGCCGAAGCCCAACGCCCGGACGGCATCCGAGCCGTGTCCATCGCCACCCCCAACGGCACGCACTTCGCCATCAGCAAAGCCGCGCTCGAAGCCGGCCTGCACGTGGTGTGCGAGAAGCCGCTGTGTTTCACCACGGCCGAGGCCGAGGAGCTGCGCGCGCTGGCCGCTGCCCACAAGAAGATCGTCGGCGTGACCTACGGCTACGCCGGCCACCAGCTGGTCGAGCAGGCGCGCGAGATGATCGCGGCCGGCGAACTGGGCGAGATCCGCATCGTGCAGATGCAGTTCGCCCACGGCTTCCACAACGAAGCGGTGGAAGCCGCCAACCCCGCGACCAAGTGGCGCGTGGACCCGAAGATGGCCGGTCCCAGCTATGTACTGGGCGACATCGGCACGCACCCGCTGTACCTTAGCGAAGTGATGCTGCCGCAGCTGAAGATCAAGCGCCTGATGTGTTCGCGCCAGAGCTTCGTGAAGAGCCGCGCGCCGCTGGAAGACAACGCCTTCACGATCATGGAGTACGACACCGGCGCCGTGGGCTATGTGTGGTCCTGCGCGGTCAACGCGGGTTCCATGCACGGCCAGAAGGTGCGCGTGATCGGCAGCAAGGCCAGTATCGAGTGGTGGGACGAACGCCCCAACCAGATGACGTTCGAAGTGCAGGGCAAGCCCCTGCAGGTGCTGGAGCGCGGCATGGGCTATCTGCATCCAGACGCCCTGGCGGACGACCGCATCGGCGGCGGTCACCCCGAGGGTCTGTTCGAAGCCTGGTCCAACCTGTATGTGCGCTACGCACAGGCCATGGTGGCGAGCGACCGGGGAGAAGCCATCGATGTCCACTACCCCGGCATCGAAGCCGGCATCGAAGGCGTGCGCTGGGTCGAAAACTGCGTGCGTTCGGCCGATGCGGGCGCGACATGGGTGGACTACGTCTGA
- a CDS encoding fatty acid desaturase family protein: MAPTSEVLMDMAELREQLRQQGSPYSELFKLHPTRVLWDIAFDWLLIAMAVATVVWLSPWMAPVSVVVISNRQRALGNILHDAGHRNIWRDKRRNDLITRLLVAPLLFASLTQYRETHFQHHLELGRTQGDPDLIPRNGPLPAHWIVSYQRCVFHWSNWVGSVSGHMLSPEVRVVSKLYIVGWWACFIGLTAVLAGIDVAWIFLCLWLAARATLFHCITTCREMCDHFGLLPGGVFGFTRDMVCHGPWRWIIHPRNNGYHLTHHLLPAVPYYRLPEAHELLRSLPMFKERSHQCRSYFSARAAVTAEWQSKAVA; this comes from the coding sequence ATGGCACCGACTTCCGAAGTCCTCATGGACATGGCCGAGCTTCGCGAGCAGCTGCGCCAGCAAGGCAGCCCGTATAGCGAGCTCTTCAAGTTGCACCCCACACGCGTGTTGTGGGACATCGCGTTCGATTGGCTGCTCATCGCGATGGCGGTTGCTACCGTCGTGTGGCTGAGCCCGTGGATGGCGCCAGTGTCCGTGGTGGTGATCTCGAATCGGCAGCGTGCATTGGGCAACATCCTGCACGACGCGGGTCATCGCAATATCTGGCGAGACAAGCGACGAAACGATCTGATCACCAGGCTCTTGGTCGCGCCCTTGCTGTTCGCGAGCCTGACCCAGTACCGGGAGACGCACTTTCAGCACCACCTGGAATTGGGTCGAACGCAGGGCGATCCAGACCTGATCCCCAGAAACGGGCCACTGCCCGCTCACTGGATCGTCAGCTACCAGCGGTGTGTCTTCCACTGGAGCAACTGGGTGGGCTCGGTTAGTGGCCACATGCTTTCCCCGGAAGTGCGGGTGGTGAGCAAGCTGTACATCGTTGGCTGGTGGGCGTGCTTCATTGGGCTGACAGCGGTCCTGGCCGGCATAGACGTCGCGTGGATTTTCCTGTGCCTGTGGCTGGCCGCTCGTGCAACGCTGTTCCATTGCATCACCACCTGTCGCGAGATGTGCGACCACTTTGGCTTGCTCCCGGGTGGCGTGTTCGGCTTCACCCGTGACATGGTTTGTCACGGCCCCTGGCGCTGGATCATTCATCCGCGCAACAACGGCTACCACCTGACCCACCACCTGCTGCCCGCTGTGCCTTACTACCGCTTGCCCGAGGCGCACGAGTTGTTGCGCAGTCTGCCCATGTTCAAGGAGCGATCACATCAGTGTCGAAGCTACTTCTCGGCACGCGCTGCAGTGACAGCCGAATGGCAGAGCAAGGCGGTGGCGTGA
- a CDS encoding sugar phosphate isomerase/epimerase family protein, giving the protein MKIALDPYMIRHLPLTELPSAVAALGYDQIELSPRSDFLDWWVMPRATKERMAGFKAAMRSAGVGLATLQPMYRWASPFEDERTWAMRCWKKAIEVAVEMDCQLMISEFGRGSSPERSVGERPGANAKEMCEAAWFRSMDELLPIFEREGLTLSVEPHPEDWIEQMQPAADIVKNIGSKALKLSYIAPHTFYYGDDMAAMIREAAPVLAHVRVADTFNHKKSSQLRYIVNPPGSTQIRVHQHLDMGQGEIDWDVFFGTLAEVKFDGVLSSCVFAWEDRADESSRFMRTEMQRLLDQYAQR; this is encoded by the coding sequence ATGAAGATTGCCCTCGACCCGTACATGATCCGGCACCTGCCGCTGACCGAGCTGCCGTCGGCGGTGGCCGCGCTGGGCTACGACCAGATCGAACTCTCGCCCCGCTCGGACTTCCTGGACTGGTGGGTCATGCCGCGTGCGACCAAGGAGCGCATGGCCGGCTTCAAGGCTGCGATGCGTTCGGCCGGCGTCGGCCTGGCCACGCTGCAACCCATGTACCGCTGGGCCAGTCCGTTCGAGGACGAGCGAACCTGGGCCATGCGCTGCTGGAAGAAGGCGATCGAAGTGGCTGTCGAGATGGACTGCCAGCTGATGATTTCCGAGTTTGGCCGCGGCTCGTCACCAGAGCGGTCCGTCGGCGAGCGCCCTGGCGCCAACGCCAAAGAAATGTGCGAAGCGGCGTGGTTCCGCAGCATGGACGAGCTGCTGCCCATCTTCGAGCGCGAAGGCCTCACCTTGTCGGTGGAGCCGCACCCCGAAGACTGGATCGAGCAGATGCAGCCGGCGGCCGACATCGTCAAGAACATCGGCTCCAAGGCGCTGAAGCTGTCCTACATCGCGCCGCACACCTTCTATTACGGCGACGACATGGCCGCCATGATCCGCGAGGCCGCGCCCGTGCTGGCCCACGTGCGCGTGGCCGACACCTTCAACCACAAGAAAAGCAGCCAGCTGCGCTACATCGTCAACCCGCCGGGCTCCACGCAGATCCGCGTGCACCAGCACCTGGACATGGGCCAGGGCGAGATCGACTGGGACGTCTTCTTCGGCACCCTGGCTGAAGTGAAGTTCGACGGCGTGCTCTCGTCCTGCGTGTTCGCCTGGGAAGACCGCGCCGACGAGTCCAGCCGCTTCATGCGCACCGAGATGCAGCGCCTCCTCGACCAGTACGCACAGCGCTGA
- a CDS encoding LacI family DNA-binding transcriptional regulator has product MGRDKSSEPTMADVARQAGVGVATVDRVINRRAPVREDTVLRVLAAAEALGFRRAGLIRRRAGEQTRAPTLGFVLQSARSPFYRTLGAALQAAAQAMPAPSPKVVLSYLEDLTPRRVAQGIVELGQSCDAVAVVAADHPQISQAVESVSAQGVPVFALVSDLTAPSLAGYVGVDNRKVGHTAAWTMARLCRPGKVGLILGSHRYLCQEQCEVSFRSWLRESAPAFQVLESLVSLEDVGLARATTQELLHLHPDLVGVYVAGGGVEGVIEALREAARPDLVVVCHDLTEVTRQAVLDGCVTLLLSHPYDWMAVRLCEAMVSAVRTPPGGTKLQAALPFVVCTPANM; this is encoded by the coding sequence ATGGGTAGAGACAAAAGCAGCGAACCGACCATGGCCGATGTGGCCCGTCAAGCCGGTGTGGGCGTGGCCACGGTGGACCGGGTCATCAACCGGCGTGCCCCGGTGCGCGAAGACACGGTGCTGCGCGTGCTGGCCGCGGCCGAAGCGCTGGGTTTTCGTCGCGCCGGTCTGATCCGCCGCCGAGCCGGCGAGCAGACGCGCGCACCCACGCTGGGTTTCGTGCTGCAGAGCGCGCGTTCGCCCTTCTACCGGACGCTGGGCGCCGCCCTGCAGGCCGCCGCGCAGGCCATGCCAGCGCCGTCGCCCAAGGTGGTGTTGTCCTACCTGGAAGACCTGACGCCACGCCGCGTGGCCCAGGGCATCGTCGAGTTGGGGCAGTCCTGTGACGCGGTCGCCGTGGTGGCCGCCGACCACCCGCAGATCTCCCAGGCGGTGGAGTCGGTGAGCGCGCAGGGCGTGCCGGTGTTTGCCCTGGTGTCGGACCTGACGGCGCCTTCGCTGGCGGGCTATGTGGGCGTGGACAACCGCAAGGTGGGCCACACCGCGGCCTGGACCATGGCCCGCCTGTGCCGTCCCGGCAAAGTGGGGCTGATCCTGGGCAGCCACCGCTACCTGTGCCAGGAGCAATGCGAGGTCAGCTTCCGTTCCTGGCTGCGCGAGAGCGCGCCGGCCTTTCAGGTGCTCGAATCGCTGGTCAGCCTCGAAGACGTGGGCCTGGCGCGGGCCACCACGCAGGAGTTGCTGCACCTGCACCCGGATCTGGTGGGCGTCTACGTCGCCGGGGGCGGGGTCGAAGGCGTGATCGAGGCGCTGCGAGAGGCGGCGCGGCCTGATCTGGTGGTGGTCTGCCACGACCTGACCGAGGTGACGCGGCAGGCCGTTCTCGACGGCTGTGTCACGCTGCTGCTGTCACACCCTTATGACTGGATGGCGGTGCGCCTGTGTGAGGCCATGGTGTCGGCGGTGCGCACACCGCCCGGTGGCACCAAACTTCAGGCGGCACTGCCGTTTGTGGTCTGCACGCCCGCCAACATGTGA
- a CDS encoding helix-turn-helix transcriptional regulator, protein MQHLLAKAEDLSTSRLAQADRQDAHVLHLLPQIGEARSTGEVIALLHEIVIALGAEAGVFLSCLRDDATRSSMRSLWACDPAWAADYASHRWFECDPWLRRASEDAEPFRSSDLKIKTSEDQAFIESAAARGFASALIAPAPSLVGQSRVGVLYLGSQTVAILEGARFSHVRVLARALAMELHHWVMKAMREELLQGSNLTEADLNLLSHEAAGHSSKVIGSALNLEAKTIDCRFQRLNAKLGVPDRRTAVRIARLYGLL, encoded by the coding sequence ATGCAGCACTTGCTTGCCAAGGCTGAAGATCTCAGCACTTCACGGCTTGCCCAGGCCGATCGTCAGGATGCACACGTCCTCCACCTGCTGCCACAGATCGGAGAAGCCAGATCAACAGGCGAAGTGATCGCCTTGCTCCATGAAATTGTGATTGCCCTGGGTGCAGAGGCCGGTGTTTTCCTGAGTTGCCTGCGGGATGACGCAACCCGGTCTTCCATGCGATCTCTCTGGGCATGTGATCCCGCATGGGCAGCGGACTACGCGAGCCATCGATGGTTTGAGTGTGACCCTTGGTTGCGGCGGGCATCGGAAGATGCCGAGCCGTTTCGGTCCAGCGATCTGAAGATCAAAACCTCAGAAGATCAAGCGTTCATCGAATCGGCTGCAGCGCGCGGCTTCGCCTCAGCATTGATCGCACCCGCTCCCAGTCTTGTAGGCCAGTCAAGGGTGGGGGTGCTTTACCTTGGCTCCCAGACCGTCGCCATCCTTGAAGGTGCTCGGTTCAGCCATGTCCGCGTATTGGCGCGCGCCCTCGCCATGGAGCTGCATCACTGGGTCATGAAAGCCATGCGCGAGGAGCTACTTCAAGGCTCCAACCTGACCGAAGCCGACTTGAACCTGCTTAGTCATGAAGCGGCAGGTCATAGCAGCAAGGTCATCGGGTCAGCGCTGAACCTGGAGGCCAAGACCATCGACTGCCGATTCCAGCGCCTCAATGCCAAACTGGGTGTTCCGGACAGGCGGACTGCAGTCCGAATCGCCCGCCTGTATGGGCTTCTGTAA